ATATATTTATTTGCCTAATAATACCAATGATCATCATTTTATCAGAAAGAAACATGAAGATGAAAAAGAAAAGGGAGTAATTATCATGCAACTACCCAAAGAATACAAAAAAATTGGATATGGGAATATCAATTATTAAGTTTCCCGTGATCGGTTCAACTCCACGTTGACACGAATTTATAGTCTATGCCAAAACATCATAATGTTATGAACCGGAATTGTTATGCCGTACATATTGTCTGAACCGAAATTCAGCAGATGAAGCAGAAAAACAGGGAACAGGGCAAGACTAACAACGAACGTAAAACAATAAGGCGATATGGGTAATAAAATCATCTATTTGACTGAAAGAGATAACTGGCAAAAGGATAATGCCCTGAATAACATTCTTATCAATCATTTGAAAAAGACACCCTACGAGATTCAATGGGAAGATCCGGCCGGCGAACTATTGTATCGTCTCCGAAGCTTTGAAAACAAGTTCGATGGATTGCCCCGCTTTGTCAGGAATATCAACTTGCGCGTGACGCAGCTATTGTATGGTCTTTTCCATTGGAACTATTTTGCGTATTTATCGACCAGAAGAAATTTATCCATTGAGCTTCGCGCCGGCAAACTGAAAGAAAGGCTTTTGAAAATCAGTGGCAACAACGAAATCGTCATTCTCTCCCGATCTGCCGGAGGACGATGTTCATCCCTGATTGCCGATGAACTGCATATTAAGCATATTATATGCCTGAGTTATCCGTTTAAACATCCTGACAAGGGCAATGAACCGGAACGTTATCTGCACCTGGCAAATTTACAAACACCCATGCTGATTGTTCAGGGAGACAAAGATGAGTATGGCGGGCTTGAAGTAAGAGATAAATACAGGCTTAGTCCAAGTGTGGAATTGTTTTTTGTCGATACAAATCATGATTTTAATCTTCATGAAAAGGATTGGAACAAAGTATTGGCTAAGATCAATGCGATCATTGAATGGGAACCCAATGAATGATTGAACAGGAATGGAAATACCTATAAATTAATTTAATGGCAGAAAATGAGTAAGGGATTTTTTATCAATAAGAATGCACAGCCAACCGATGCAGAAATTGAAGATACGGTTGGCAAAGCCCAGGAAGTATGGTTCCTGATACTTCAGTATCTGACTCATGAATTGCATCTGAAAAGGGATTGGAAATTCTATGGAGTGAATTATGGTTGGGCATTGCGGTTCAACAAATCAGGCAAATCGGTTGTTGCCATCTATCCCGACAAGAATGGCATAACTGTTCAGATAATCCTTAATAAACACCAGGTAGCGTTTGCTTTAGTGTCTGGCCTGGATACACGAATTATCCAAATCATTGAGGATACTGAGTCAATATATGAAGGTAAATGGATCTATGTAAAGATTGATGATAATACCGGGATAAATGAGATTCTGAAA
The sequence above is drawn from the Microbacter margulisiae genome and encodes:
- a CDS encoding alpha/beta family hydrolase, producing MGNKIIYLTERDNWQKDNALNNILINHLKKTPYEIQWEDPAGELLYRLRSFENKFDGLPRFVRNINLRVTQLLYGLFHWNYFAYLSTRRNLSIELRAGKLKERLLKISGNNEIVILSRSAGGRCSSLIADELHIKHIICLSYPFKHPDKGNEPERYLHLANLQTPMLIVQGDKDEYGGLEVRDKYRLSPSVELFFVDTNHDFNLHEKDWNKVLAKINAIIEWEPNE
- a CDS encoding DUF3788 family protein — translated: MSKGFFINKNAQPTDAEIEDTVGKAQEVWFLILQYLTHELHLKRDWKFYGVNYGWALRFNKSGKSVVAIYPDKNGITVQIILNKHQVAFALVSGLDTRIIQIIEDTESIYEGKWIYVKIDDNTGINEILKLIDIRIKIK